The stretch of DNA tctttttgtcctcctgatttccctcttcagtattttcttacactttttatagtcagagtgattcacttgtccccgattgcctaaacccaatgtatgcttccttcttttacctgaccagagcctcaatgtcccttgtctgccagagatccctaaatttaccattctttcccttcatcttaacaggaatatactgcccctggattcttgatatcacacttttaaaacctcccaattgccagtcattcctttcccttcaaacaaactcacctaatcgacatctgctcgatcttgcctaatgcccacaaaagtggccctgctccagtttagggccttgacctgtggacctgtcctatctttttccagaactattttgaaactattggtgctcccaatagtgctccctgactgacacttcagtcacttgctccacctcatttcttaactgtctaatagaaagtgagtccaggaattgataatgaaaaataaggagctgggagatgaattgaacaagtattttgcctcggtgttcacaatagagatacagttaaaactcagaaacagctggaaatcagaaaacagaagtgtgggatgaactctgaaaaagcacaattcccagggaagtggtcctcagcaaactgttggagctgtgggctgatgagtcctcgggtcctgctgggcttcattctcgggtcttaacagagtgagatagttggtgtgttgttcaattttctaaaattccccatcgggaattggataaagggaaaccggtggatgcactgtccttagatttccagaagacatttgatgaggtgccacatcaaaggttattgcagcaaataaaaattcatgctgtggggatgagatattggcgtggatagaaggttggctaacagcaaacagtgggcagaaatggatcattttctggtttgagagagagagagacctgggccaacctttccagagtctgcagcctccctggattcacttcctttcccttcagttgctgcaagtccccaatttcccccagaatgagaaaataaatggaaagggggagaaaagaaagtgttttactcacagatgttggcgacagggggaagtttgagtctgtctgaagatcaatcttcattcacacaaagcccacgctctgattggctggaagaccagagtccttccggtcctccaactcttcccattggtcaacacctcagcatgaagatcagagggtgggttctcccctgCACATgcacagcttcccctctccctcgcacactattctgacttgtactgaaagaacagaaatttatttcatttaaatactgggaagactgaacccattgtgttcagtccccactacaaactccactccctcgccaacaactttatctctcctcctggcaactatctgaggctgaaccaggctgttcacaaccagggtgaaatagttcatcccaagatgagcttccagccacatgtccacatcatcatcaagaccaccttcattcaaaGAAGCATTTTTAGTAATTAAtgaataataatgaataataaaatacagtgtagaaggaggccattcagcccatcgagcctgcactgacaacaatcccatccaggccctatccacatatttacctgttaatctccctgataccaagtggcaatttatcatggccaaattaTCATGGCAATTATCATGGCCAGGggtggcgcggtagcacagtggttagcactgctgcttcacagctccagggacctgggttcgattcccgcttgggtcactgtctgtgtggaatttgcacattctccttgtgtctgcgtgggtttcctccgggtgctccggtttcctcccacagtccaaagatgtgcagattcggttgattggccatgctaaaattgccccttagtgtcctgggatgcgtagattagagggattagcgggtagaatatgtagggatatgggggtagggcctgggtgggattgtggtcggagcagactcgatgggctgaatggcctctttctgtactgtagggtttctatgatttctatgaatctgtctaaccggcacatctttggactgtggaaggaaaccggaacacccggaggaaacccacacagacacggggagaatgtagaaactctgcacagacagcgacccgaggctggaattgaacccgggtccctggcgctgttaggcagctgcactaaccactgtgccaccgggccacatgtcagtgccatcgcccgactccagcccagtctcagctcatctggaaccctcacccattccattgtgacgtcactctctccatcccgttccattgtgacgtcacaccctcacccattccattgtgacgtcacaccctcacccgttccattgtgacgtcacaccctcacccattccattgtgacgtcacactctcacccattccattgtgacgtcagggcttcactctccgatcacaatccctgccggcctcccacatgcagcctcaatggcggcagtcagcccgggtctaacactacaagctgccgctccatttggtacaaagggggggaccgggaagttcatttccggggattGGGTTtgagtttgaacaacatgtttacaaagtctctccacccacccgccacatttatcattccccgcacgccgccctctaccttgtattgatctcgcttccaaactaaaaccggccgtctgccattacccgcactgatgtggagatgccggcgttggactggggtaaacacagcaacaagtcaaacaacaccaggtaaaagtccaacaggtttatctggttcacccgcactgcgcatgcttcaggtcccgcccctcattcactccgattggttggaggaccagccgctcctgcTTAGTCCTTcagtcccgccccctcttcctattggtccggagctgccgtcaatcagtgcccgggcattgtgatgtggagcatgcgcagtgtcattgctatccttggcgcttgtttgtcccggagaagcggagtcagcgttaggcggtggctgggaggatttggaaacactttgtggatccgcaaacccttcagaatcattgtcagctccctggtttgcagctgcggggcttctccctccctccctccctccctcccgggaacaggcccaggttaacggccccatcctggctcagccactggaggatggttcacatcagaggatgggggagggggacaataaataagaggttacactttggcctcaaatcaatgaggactctgatctctgggaaggaaggaaaccctgggaggtgggcggggaggattcacaaacacccgctggaggccccaacattggttttattgtcagtctgcagacaggagctggagaactgaacccagtaagagttttaacaacaccaggttaaagtccaacaggtttatttggtagcaaacaccattagctaccattaggtgtttgctaccaaataaacctgttggactctaacctggtgttaaaactcttactgtgttcaccccagtccaacgccggcatctccacatcagaactgaacccagacagaggagagggagggagcaaactgggagtggagaaaaGAAATTGTGaggtgggtttggatttcagcccagggaggagggagagtttgtgggacaggaatttattgattggggaacaagagaggaagaaatgttccagagaattagaattgcctgttcaaaatttctatcctggactgacagtgattaattttgtaaactccttttacaggtgaggtgaagaaacatcacatcaaaatcagacagagtctcgattcacttggacttaaatatcctccgactttgaatgtggaagaagaaatgtttgtcttctgtctggaggagaagatttcaaacatcagcgtgactgaaaaagcaccaagatacgcgcacacccgagtgagagtgtttcagtgagttgactgtggaaagagctttatccagttacgcagccttaaaaaacatcacagcattcacagcgaggagaaactgtacacgtattgtgtgtggatgaggcttcaactgatcgtttaacctggagaaacatcaggacaccagcaccatggagaaaccgtggaaatgtggggactgtgggaaaggattcagttacccttctctgctggaaaaccatcggcgcagtcacactggtgagagaccgttcacctgttctgtctgtggggagggattcattcagtcacctggcctttggtctcaccagagaattcacactgaggaaaagccattcacctgcacctcctgtgggaagaggttcaggcattcttcagcactcactgtgcaccaacgcactcacaccggggagagaccattcatctgctccgactgtgggaagggattcactcagtcattccacctgctgtcacaccagcgagttcattctggggagaggccgttcacctgctccgactgtgggaagggattcactgggtcatcccacttactgtcacaccagcgagttcacattgaggagaagccattcagctgcactgactgtggacggagtttcagacaggcatcctccctcattgcacaccagcgaattcacactggggagagaccgtttacttgctttgtgtgtggaaagggattcacagttttacccaccctgctgagacaccagaaaattcacactgaagagaagccattcagctgcactgactgtggaaagaatttcaggcagtcatccaacctcactgctcaccgacgcactcacactgcagaaagaccattcacatgctcagtgtgtgggaagggattcaatcggccatccaacctctctgctcaccagcgagttgacacaggggagaggccattcacttgctccgtgtgtgggaaaggattcgcagtctttcaacctgctggctcaccaacgcactcacactaagaggccattcaactactctgtgtgtgggaagggattcactcagtcacaatggctcctgagacatcaacaagttcacaagtgactgcaggggttggattctgctgtttttgctgctattcagtattgacagtctgacaatattttatttctgctgaTGTGAACAAACCCTATAACTAgctggaatttaatattctggaagtgtcactgattttccgggctgcaatgtcactttttaaaagcaccacCAGTGATCTTCCCTCTTAACTGAAGAACTCTCAACAGGAACCTGTTTAGAATAAAGTTAAGAACTTTTGCTTCAATTCTAATTTGATCTTTGGGCAAAATCTACAATTCAGTCTCTGAAAGATCCATCTGCAgggcacaaagtatttattttcaatgcttgtattgagattttctggaaagctactctttgatttttaagggctattttttggtttccagggcatcgttttccattctcagtaactcctttattagtgatgtagtcacgtagtaacattaccttttgtgtttctgttagtttacttctttgaataagatagcacaaatactgaagactgtgtatacattaaatcttttaaattggaatctatgaatgatatgttgtgTTAATTTACTTTAAAAATACTCCCATACTCTTTCCAAAATGAGAATTCTAACTATTGGACACAAGGTAACTGAATCAGATATTCATTGGTTCAGACGGTGGAGCAGGAAAAATCTCTCCCGATTCtgatcttcattgtgtgtggatttacattgataacccatcaataacctcactacaccagctgagatcagctctgACCGGGGATTCTGTATGTTGTCTGTGAACGTTCAACTGCAAATAAAAGCAGTTTAGAATATGAACCTGGATGAATGGATCTCAATTTCTAATGTGACGACCCAAGTGATTGGTAAGTATGTTCACAATATCTGGTTACTCCAATTCCTGAGCTGTAAACCCCACCTCctgagatatataaaaataattGAGACTTGTTCAGCAGAATGGGGAAAGCTCTGCCGATGGTTGGATCATTCCTTTTGAGGCTCACACTGCTATGAAACTAGTTCTGTAGCAGGAAGACACAACTCCTCCACACATCACCGATAGGCTGCTGAGTCAGTGAACTTTTCTCAAAATAGGTGGcaaagctgttcctccagtttgagactctgtctctgcagatgtagcaacatcgggagagacagaatctgtgattggaggagatggtcctcacagtttctgtctctcccatgtacaggatgatttattttcttccagTTGCTCCTCCCAAGACAGAATTTCTGCGGGccttttggcaagtcatgttgcagctttatagaacctcagttaggccgcacttggaatatagtgttcaattctggtcgccacactaccagaaaggctttggagagtggagagggtacagaaaagatctaccagaatgttgcctggcatggagggcattagctatgagaagaggttggagaaacttggtttgttctcactggaacgacgcaggTTGAGGGCGATCTgacaaagtctacaagattgtgaggggcttgggcaaagtggatagaagctttttcccagggtagaagagtcaattactcgggggcacaggtttaaggtgcgaggggcaaggtttaaaggagatgtacgaggcaggttttttacccagagggtggtgggtgcctcgaactcgctgccgggggaggaagtggaagtagatacaatagtgacttttaagaggcgtcttgacaaatacatgaataggatgggaatggagggatatggtccccagaagggtagggggtttcagttcagtcgggcagcatggttggtgcaggcttggagggtcgaaggaatgttcctgtgctgtaattttctttgttttcttttgagaGTGAATTCACCATCCACAGCCATTTATTTTGAACCCTGGTTTGAAATATTCTCACTCTGGGTTTAAGGCTTCACGGCGTAATACACAGATTTAGATCTTACCACCAAACACCAATTCATATCCTCATCCGAGTCCCAGATTTAAATGTGGTTGTCCAAACTAGAAAACATATATAATTTGACTCTTTTTAAACCTGATTCACCACACCCTGCCACACTAATTACAAGAGATTGTGTTTGGGACCAGTTGTTCCACTAATGTGTTGTTCTCAATGATGACAGTTTTAACCTCTCCGTAACCTGTCCtaacccttctgccctccagggggctctgtttttctgatggtgacattccctgtttacccagtcagcccttgaattgtttgtgaatctcgtcacatgtcggttagactggatcagggcggcagatttccttccttaaagggcattacagaaccagatgtgtttttacaacaattaattcatgctcatcaatatttttattgaaacgtggtgggattcaaacccaggtcccaaactcattataataaatagagaaaatgctggataaactcagcaggtcggttcttttcagaactccagcatctgctggattttgctttacctccaaatcattctcctggattactcctgctctggctctaattccagtcagctcagacaacaaaaacaggtttcacaaaatcacaaacatttaaaaaaggaggtagtcaaaaggcaggtaactataggctggttagcttaacttctgtaggagagaaaatgcttgaatctatcatcagggaagaaatagcgagacatctggatataaattgtctcattggtaagacgcagcatgggttcatgaagggcaggtcatgtttgagtaatttggtggaattctttgagaacattacatgtgcagtggacaatggggaacctgtggatgtggtgtatctggatttcaagaaggcatttgacaaggtgccgcaccaaagactgctacataagataaaggtgcacagtgttacgggtaatgtattagcatggatagaggattggttaactaacagaaagcaaagagtgggggtaaatgggtgtttttctggttggcgatcagtgactagtggtgtgcctcagggatcagtgttgggaccgca from Mustelus asterias unplaced genomic scaffold, sMusAst1.hap1.1 HAP1_SCAFFOLD_77, whole genome shotgun sequence encodes:
- the LOC144483763 gene encoding uncharacterized protein LOC144483763 — encoded protein: MEKPWKCGDCGKGFSYPSLLENHRRSHTGERPFTCSVCGEGFIQSPGLWSHQRIHTEEKPFTCTSCGKRFRHSSALTVHQRTHTGERPFICSDCGKGFTQSFHLLSHQRVHSGERPFTCSDCGKGFTGSSHLLSHQRVHIEEKPFSCTDCGRSFRQASSLIAHQRIHTGERPFTCFVCGKGFTVLPTLLRHQKIHTEEKPFSCTDCGKNFRQSSNLTAHRRTHTAERPFTCSVCGKGFNRPSNLSAHQRVDTGERPFTCSVCGKGFAVFQPAGSPTHSH